One Flagellimonas sp. CMM7 genomic region harbors:
- a CDS encoding efflux RND transporter permease subunit: MRKVISYFIKYHVAVNVIILAFFIFGIVGALSLKSSFFPLVDSQNILISIAYPGASPQEVEEGIVLKIEDNLKGLQGVERVTSTSRENSGSINVEIEKGRDIDFMLLEVKNAVDRVPTFPTGMEPLVVSKLEAVRPTISFAVSGENITLSNLKQIGRQIENDLRGIEGISQIQISGYPEEEIEIAVDENSLLAYNLSFSEVSRAVTNANILVTGGNIKTNSEEYLIRANNRSYYGDELSNLVVRADASGRTVRLKDVATIRDRFSETPNASFLNGELSVNVTVTSTNTEDLIGSAENVKEYIAEFNKNYSNAQLEVISDQSKTLTQRTDLLTENAIIGMALVLLFLSLFLNTRLAFWVAFGLPIAFLGMFVFAPMLNVTINVLSLFGMIIVIGILVDDGIVIAENIYQHYEKGKTPIRAAIDGTMEVIPPILSAIITTILAFSLFLFLDGRIGDFFSEVSVVVILTLVVSLVEALIILPAHLAHSKALRPKSQDPTSGLGKVFAKLRVINKLGDQAMGYMRDKWYSPTLKFALDYKFLTFSLFFMALVLTFGSIGGGIVRTAFFPRIASDRIAVELQMPNGTNEQITDSIITLIQEKAQIVNEQLTDEYLQGSDKMLYENMLKTLGPGSSSATLIINLLPGEERPDEIVSSMVTGRLRELVGPVIGVESLIYGSGGNFGGDPVSVSLLGNNIDELKAVKEELKTAMLNNALLKDVADNDPAGIKEIRLELKENAYLLGLDLRTVMNQVRSGFFGAQAQRFQRGQDEIRVWVRYDRDNRSSITDLDDMRILTPSGDRVPLKEIASYSIERGDVAVNHLDGQREIQISSDLADPETTSGTDAMAWIRNEIMPDILSRYPSVTPSYEGQNREFNKFNNSLRFAGLTVLILIFITIAFTFRSFSQPLLLLFLVPFSLTAVAWGHWIHNFPINILSLLGIIALIGIMVNDGLVLIGKFNNNLKSGLKFDEAIYEAGRSRFRAIFLTSITTIAGLAPLLLEKSRQAQFLKPMALSIAYGIGFATVLTLIMLPIFLSFGNNVKVFIKQLWTGEKATREEVERSIRERNEEEHMMQDGLYGQNGSVNHINENKGSKVLEGTT; this comes from the coding sequence GTGAGAAAGGTCATTTCCTATTTTATAAAGTATCATGTTGCGGTCAATGTTATCATTCTAGCTTTTTTCATCTTTGGAATCGTAGGAGCTCTTTCTTTGAAATCATCCTTTTTTCCACTAGTAGATTCTCAAAATATATTGATAAGCATTGCTTATCCAGGTGCTTCTCCGCAAGAAGTTGAAGAGGGAATCGTGCTTAAAATCGAGGATAACCTCAAAGGTTTACAGGGCGTTGAGCGAGTAACATCTACATCGCGAGAGAATAGTGGGAGTATCAATGTAGAGATTGAAAAAGGTCGAGATATTGACTTTATGCTCCTGGAAGTTAAAAATGCGGTAGATCGTGTACCTACTTTTCCAACGGGAATGGAACCTTTGGTTGTATCCAAATTAGAGGCGGTAAGACCTACAATAAGCTTTGCTGTTAGCGGCGAGAACATTACACTTTCTAACCTAAAACAAATCGGCCGTCAAATAGAAAATGATTTAAGGGGTATTGAAGGAATCTCTCAAATTCAAATCTCTGGATATCCAGAGGAAGAAATTGAAATAGCGGTTGATGAAAATAGTTTGTTAGCCTATAATTTATCCTTTAGCGAGGTATCTCGAGCCGTTACCAATGCAAATATTTTAGTTACTGGTGGAAATATAAAGACCAATTCCGAAGAGTATTTGATACGCGCAAATAATCGTTCTTATTACGGAGATGAGCTTTCAAACTTAGTGGTTCGGGCAGATGCGTCAGGTAGAACGGTAAGACTGAAAGATGTTGCAACAATTCGTGATCGTTTTTCGGAAACACCTAATGCTTCATTTCTTAATGGAGAACTCTCAGTAAATGTTACGGTAACCAGCACCAATACTGAAGACCTTATTGGATCCGCGGAGAATGTAAAGGAATATATTGCAGAGTTTAATAAAAATTATAGCAATGCTCAATTGGAAGTGATTAGCGATCAGTCCAAAACCTTGACACAGCGAACGGATTTACTCACGGAAAATGCCATCATAGGAATGGCATTGGTATTATTGTTCCTTTCTTTATTTCTGAATACACGTTTAGCGTTTTGGGTTGCATTCGGATTACCTATTGCATTTTTGGGAATGTTTGTTTTCGCTCCAATGCTCAATGTAACGATTAATGTCCTTTCCTTATTCGGAATGATCATTGTAATCGGGATTTTGGTGGATGACGGAATAGTAATTGCCGAAAATATTTATCAACACTATGAAAAAGGAAAAACTCCCATAAGGGCTGCAATAGATGGGACTATGGAAGTGATACCGCCAATTTTATCGGCAATAATCACAACCATACTGGCATTTTCCCTGTTTCTATTCTTGGACGGACGTATTGGCGATTTCTTTAGTGAGGTTTCCGTTGTTGTGATTTTAACATTGGTAGTTTCCTTGGTGGAAGCATTGATAATATTACCCGCCCACTTGGCGCATTCCAAAGCTTTGAGACCAAAAAGCCAAGATCCAACTTCCGGATTGGGCAAAGTATTCGCTAAGCTTAGAGTCATCAATAAACTGGGAGATCAAGCCATGGGATATATGCGTGATAAATGGTATAGTCCGACTCTAAAGTTTGCCTTGGATTATAAGTTCTTGACGTTCTCCTTGTTTTTCATGGCATTGGTGTTGACGTTTGGATCTATTGGTGGTGGTATAGTAAGAACTGCATTTTTTCCACGGATTGCCAGTGATAGGATAGCCGTTGAACTACAAATGCCAAATGGTACCAACGAACAGATTACGGATTCAATTATTACCTTGATTCAGGAGAAGGCTCAAATCGTAAACGAACAACTTACAGACGAGTATCTTCAAGGAAGCGATAAGATGCTGTATGAAAACATGTTGAAAACGCTCGGGCCCGGTTCTTCATCCGCAACCTTAATTATTAACTTATTACCTGGCGAAGAACGTCCCGATGAAATTGTTTCCAGCATGGTAACCGGCAGACTTCGGGAACTTGTGGGACCGGTTATAGGTGTTGAAAGTTTGATATATGGATCCGGTGGAAATTTTGGAGGTGATCCGGTTTCAGTCTCTTTATTGGGCAATAATATCGATGAGCTCAAAGCGGTCAAGGAAGAGTTGAAAACCGCTATGTTGAACAATGCATTGCTTAAGGATGTGGCCGACAACGACCCGGCTGGAATCAAGGAAATCAGATTGGAACTTAAAGAAAATGCCTATTTGTTAGGACTAGATCTTAGGACTGTGATGAATCAAGTCAGGTCCGGATTCTTTGGAGCTCAAGCGCAACGTTTTCAGCGTGGGCAGGACGAAATAAGGGTGTGGGTTCGATATGATCGCGATAACCGCTCATCCATAACAGATTTGGATGATATGCGAATCTTGACCCCATCTGGAGATAGAGTTCCTTTAAAAGAAATTGCTTCATATTCAATTGAACGTGGAGATGTGGCAGTAAATCATTTGGATGGACAGCGTGAAATCCAAATTTCATCAGACCTAGCTGACCCTGAAACTACTAGTGGCACCGATGCCATGGCTTGGATTCGTAATGAAATTATGCCAGATATCTTGTCAAGATATCCTTCCGTCACTCCGTCTTATGAAGGGCAGAATAGAGAGTTCAACAAGTTCAATAATTCTTTGAGATTTGCTGGTTTAACGGTGTTGATATTGATTTTCATTACAATAGCCTTTACGTTTAGGAGTTTTAGTCAGCCGTTGTTACTCTTGTTTTTGGTTCCTTTTAGTTTAACTGCTGTCGCTTGGGGACATTGGATACACAACTTTCCCATAAATATTTTGTCGTTGTTGGGAATAATTGCCCTAATCGGAATTATGGTCAATGACGGACTCGTACTCATTGGTAAATTCAACAACAACCTTAAAAGCGGACTTAAATTTGACGAGGCAATCTATGAAGCAGGACGCTCCCGTTTCAGGGCTATATTTTTGACATCAATAACTACAATTGCAGGATTGGCGCCGCTCTTATTGGAAAAAAGTAGGCAGGCACAGTTCCTTAAACCAATGGCCTTATCAATTGCCTACGGTATTGGTTTTGCTACGGTATTGACACTTATAATGCTTCCAATATTTTTATCATTTGGGAATAATGTAAAAGTGTTCATTAAGCAATTATGGACGGGTGAAAAAGCTACAAGAGAAGAAGTGGAACGGTCCATCC